In Chloroflexota bacterium, the following are encoded in one genomic region:
- a CDS encoding 3-oxoacyl-ACP reductase FabG, with protein sequence MSMPSLSMAGKVAIVTGSSRGIGKGIALMFAEAGADVVVCSRNLDGKLELAAEEVRKLGRRSLAVTADVANSVDIDNLVKQTMAEFGAIDVLVNNAGTGIRTPVLEHSEEDWDKVLDTNLKSCFLLSRAVGKIMMEQKRGNIINIASMRGIVAASGRVSYTVSKAGIIMLTRVLALEFAPYIRVNAIAPGWIMTELTKVQWQDPKIRKEIDATIPIERWATVEEMASVALFLASDASSYVTGHTLVADGGISTT encoded by the coding sequence ATGAGTATGCCCAGCCTTTCGATGGCCGGCAAGGTGGCTATTGTTACCGGGAGTTCTCGCGGGATAGGCAAGGGAATTGCCCTCATGTTTGCCGAGGCAGGCGCCGATGTGGTGGTCTGCAGTCGAAATCTGGATGGGAAACTGGAGCTGGCGGCGGAGGAAGTAAGGAAACTGGGGCGACGTTCGCTGGCGGTCACCGCCGATGTCGCTAATAGCGTCGATATAGATAATCTGGTAAAGCAAACGATGGCTGAGTTCGGTGCTATTGACGTTCTGGTCAATAACGCCGGAACCGGTATCAGGACACCGGTGCTTGAACACAGCGAAGAGGACTGGGATAAGGTCCTTGACACCAATCTGAAGAGCTGTTTTCTTCTGTCAAGGGCGGTGGGGAAAATAATGATGGAGCAAAAGCGGGGCAACATCATCAATATCGCCTCGATGCGGGGCATCGTGGCGGCCTCAGGCCGGGTCAGTTACACCGTTTCCAAAGCGGGCATTATCATGCTCACCCGGGTGCTGGCGCTGGAATTTGCTCCCTATATACGGGTAAATGCTATCGCCCCAGGCTGGATCATGACTGAACTTACCAAGGTTCAGTGGCAAGACCCCAAAATCCGCAAGGAGATCGACGCTACCATACCGATAGAGCGCTGGGCAACGGTGGAAGAGATGGCCAGCGTGGCTCTTTTCCTGGCCTCGGACGCTTCCAGTTATGTCACCGGTCATACCCTTGTGGCGGATGGCGGCATCTCTACGACCTAG
- a CDS encoding MBL fold metallo-hydrolase encodes MDINWLGHSCFRIRGKQAAIITDPFPPDIGYTLGKPTADIVTVSHQHHSHAYDTGIGGDPKVITGPGEYEIKGVLIIGIATFHDADGGKIKGKNTVYLIEVDGITVCHLGDLGHVLTTEQVEEVDDVDVLLLPVGGGSTINASTAAEVIRQIEPKVVIPMHYKTPVIKRELAPVDSFMKEMGIERPASQPKLSLNPSSLPMSTQVFLLDY; translated from the coding sequence ATGGATATTAACTGGTTGGGCCATTCGTGTTTTCGTATCAGGGGCAAACAGGCAGCCATAATCACCGATCCATTTCCACCGGATATAGGCTACACACTGGGTAAACCGACCGCTGACATTGTCACCGTGAGCCATCAGCATCACTCCCATGCTTATGATACGGGTATAGGTGGCGACCCAAAGGTAATTACCGGCCCCGGCGAATATGAAATTAAAGGCGTCCTGATAATCGGCATTGCGACCTTTCACGACGCCGATGGAGGCAAAATAAAAGGCAAAAATACCGTCTATCTCATAGAGGTCGACGGTATTACGGTTTGTCATCTTGGAGACCTGGGTCATGTGCTCACAACAGAGCAGGTGGAAGAAGTTGATGATGTGGATGTGCTCCTCCTTCCCGTAGGCGGAGGGTCCACGATTAACGCATCCACAGCCGCCGAGGTAATCCGTCAGATTGAGCCCAAAGTGGTGATACCGATGCACTACAAAACGCCCGTCATTAAGCGGGAACTGGCACCCGTGGACAGCTTTATGAAAGAGATGGGAATAGAGCGGCCGGCCTCCCAGCCAAAGCTTTCCTTAAATCCTTCAAGCCTCCCCATGAGCACACAAGTGTTTCTGCTTGATTACTGA
- a CDS encoding TIGR03960 family B12-binding radical SAM protein, which translates to MTNLNDILPKVTRPGRYTGGEWNSIAKDWDSTPIKIALSYPDTYEIGMSNIALPILYDFFNRQPDTLAERVFAPWVDMEAVMRERDMPLFSLESKRPLKDFNIIGFSLGYELTYTNVLNMLDLAHIPVLVAERGENYPFIIAGGSTVLNPEPMADFIDLFVIGDGEEVALELLEVYRQWKKAGGSGKSDFLRQAAPIPGIYVPGLYQVEYQADGLLTSFTPTVPEAKSRIQRRIVDKLPPPITNQVVPYIEVVHDRGAIEIQRGCSRGCRFCQAGIIYRPVRERPREEVLKAAGEIIGRCGYDKISLVSLSTGDYGGIDELVTGLVAEYPNLALSLPSLRISQFSVRLMGTLPERSRTGLTFAPEAGSERLRRVINKNTPEEELLETAAIAFERGWTGLKLYFMLGLPTETAEDVAEIVRLVEKIRSLGKQVSGKVPSLRVSAATFIPKPHTPFQWVGQEDEKQLNAKHEILRQGLRRLGAKLSWQDPKASLLEAVISRGDRRLGAAIHRAWKMGAKFDAWNEHFNYENWRRAFDESGLDPAFYAHRQRTFDELLPWAHIDLGISTAFLKKEYRFAMEGKETPDCRYNDCYSCGLQRRHPGCRQKLKARS; encoded by the coding sequence TTGACCAATCTAAATGATATTCTGCCCAAAGTAACCAGGCCAGGGCGCTACACCGGCGGCGAGTGGAACAGCATCGCCAAGGACTGGGACAGCACGCCGATAAAAATCGCCCTCAGCTACCCCGATACCTATGAAATCGGCATGTCCAATATCGCCCTGCCCATTCTCTATGACTTTTTCAACCGCCAGCCGGACACGCTTGCCGAGCGTGTCTTTGCGCCGTGGGTGGATATGGAAGCAGTGATGCGGGAAAGAGACATGCCTCTCTTCAGCCTTGAGTCCAAACGTCCGCTAAAAGACTTTAATATCATCGGATTCTCCCTCGGCTATGAGCTCACCTACACCAACGTGCTGAATATGCTTGACCTGGCGCATATCCCGGTTCTCGTCGCGGAGAGAGGCGAGAACTATCCATTTATCATCGCCGGTGGCAGCACTGTGCTGAACCCCGAGCCAATGGCCGACTTCATCGACCTCTTTGTCATCGGCGACGGGGAAGAGGTCGCCCTCGAGCTTCTGGAGGTTTACCGCCAGTGGAAAAAGGCGGGCGGTTCCGGAAAGAGCGATTTCCTGCGGCAGGCGGCACCCATTCCGGGCATATATGTTCCCGGCCTGTATCAGGTAGAATATCAGGCTGACGGACTCTTGACCAGCTTCACGCCGACCGTGCCGGAAGCAAAATCACGCATCCAGCGGCGCATCGTGGACAAGCTGCCGCCACCGATAACCAATCAGGTTGTTCCCTATATTGAGGTCGTGCACGACCGCGGCGCCATAGAGATACAGCGGGGGTGCAGTCGTGGCTGCCGCTTCTGCCAGGCAGGCATTATCTACCGTCCGGTACGGGAGCGCCCAAGGGAAGAGGTACTCAAGGCAGCGGGCGAAATCATCGGCCGCTGCGGCTACGATAAAATATCCCTGGTCTCGCTGAGCACCGGCGACTATGGCGGCATTGATGAGCTGGTCACCGGTCTGGTAGCTGAATACCCGAACCTTGCCCTATCGCTGCCCAGCCTGCGCATCAGTCAATTTTCCGTCCGGTTGATGGGCACGCTCCCGGAACGCAGCAGGACGGGACTGACCTTTGCCCCGGAGGCTGGCAGCGAGCGACTGCGTCGAGTCATCAACAAAAATACTCCGGAAGAAGAACTCCTGGAAACGGCGGCCATCGCCTTTGAGCGGGGTTGGACGGGCTTAAAACTGTACTTCATGCTCGGCCTGCCCACGGAGACAGCCGAAGATGTCGCCGAGATTGTCAGGCTGGTAGAGAAAATCCGCTCCCTGGGAAAGCAGGTGAGTGGAAAGGTGCCGAGCCTGAGGGTCAGTGCCGCCACTTTTATCCCCAAGCCGCACACCCCTTTCCAGTGGGTGGGTCAGGAAGATGAGAAGCAGTTAAATGCCAAGCATGAAATTTTAAGGCAGGGGCTGCGCCGGCTGGGAGCAAAGCTTTCCTGGCAGGACCCGAAGGCCAGCCTTCTGGAAGCAGTTATATCACGCGGCGACCGGCGCCTGGGCGCGGCAATCCACCGTGCCTGGAAAATGGGCGCCAAATTTGATGCCTGGAACGAGCATTTCAATTACGAGAACTGGCGCCGTGCTTTCGACGAGAGCGGACTTGACCCCGCCTTTTACGCACACCGTCAACGCACTTTCGACGAGTTGCTGCCCTGGGCGCACATCGACCTGGGAATATCGACTGCTTTTCTGAAGAAGGAGTACCGCTTTGCCATGGAGGGCAAAGAAACGCCTGACTGCCGCTATAACGACTGCTATTCCTGTGGACTGCAACGCCGGCATCCCGGCTGCCGGCAGAAGCTCAAGGCCAGAAGCTAG
- the hrcA gene encoding heat-inducible transcriptional repressor HrcA produces MLSPRAETILNLIISKYIDQAVPIPSQSLARESALGVSPATIRNEMARLEHEGYIIRAHHSAGSVPSDKGYRFHVESLKDILLSESEQRLISHLFHQVERDLEKWLSLAATLLAQQAQNMAVVTTPKPTGCRFKHMELLSLQDTLALVVLVLHGAKVKEQLITFDEAIPQPSLTVMSNKLSAAFSDRNRAQVAEREIDLSPAEEQIKEILSRMMQDEDEQEYEEPYLDGFHFMLSQPEFTHSDRIRNLMELVEKRRLTKTIIPRELENQKTRVIIGSENEDETLHDYSIVISKYGISNEAVGTIGVLGPTRMPYSHTIPTVDYLSKILSELMSGLY; encoded by the coding sequence ATGCTATCTCCGCGAGCGGAAACCATACTGAACCTGATTATATCAAAGTATATTGACCAGGCGGTGCCGATCCCTTCCCAGAGCCTTGCCCGGGAATCGGCGCTTGGGGTTAGTCCAGCCACCATCCGCAATGAGATGGCACGGCTGGAACACGAAGGGTACATTATCCGCGCCCATCACTCCGCCGGCAGCGTGCCTTCGGATAAGGGCTACCGTTTCCATGTAGAATCTCTCAAAGATATCTTGCTTTCTGAATCGGAGCAACGGTTGATCAGCCACCTTTTTCACCAGGTTGAGCGAGACCTGGAGAAGTGGTTGAGCCTGGCAGCGACGCTGCTGGCGCAGCAGGCACAGAATATGGCAGTCGTGACCACCCCCAAGCCGACAGGTTGTCGGTTCAAGCATATGGAACTGCTGTCCCTGCAGGACACGCTGGCTCTTGTGGTTCTTGTCCTTCACGGTGCCAAAGTTAAAGAGCAATTAATCACGTTCGACGAGGCAATTCCGCAGCCAAGCCTGACCGTCATGTCCAATAAGCTCAGCGCTGCTTTTTCCGACCGGAACAGAGCGCAGGTCGCGGAGAGAGAAATCGACCTTTCCCCTGCCGAAGAACAGATTAAAGAAATCCTGAGCCGTATGATGCAGGACGAGGATGAGCAGGAGTATGAAGAGCCGTATCTCGATGGCTTTCATTTCATGCTCAGCCAGCCCGAGTTTACACACAGCGATAGAATACGCAATCTCATGGAGCTGGTGGAGAAGCGGCGCCTCACCAAGACCATCATTCCGAGGGAGTTGGAAAACCAGAAGACGAGGGTCATCATCGGTAGCGAAAATGAGGATGAAACCTTACACGACTACAGTATCGTGATAAGCAAGTACGGCATCTCCAACGAAGCCGTAGGCACGATTGGCGTTCTTGGCCCTACCCGTATGCCCTACTCACATACCATCCCCACGGTTGACTATCTGTCCAAGATACTCAGCGAGTTGATGTCTGGACTCTACTGA
- the dnaK gene encoding molecular chaperone DnaK: MGRAVGIDLGTTMSEVAVMQGGEPVVIPSAEGSNLIPSVVAVSKNGERLVGQIARRQAIVNPENTIYSIKRFMGRKWGEPVGRELPVEEDAKRKTYKVTKGKNNEATVVMGDKEYRPEEISAMIMQKLKTDAEAYLGEQVTDAVVTVPAYFNDAQRQATKDAGTIAGLNVLRIINEPTAASLAYGLDKKREETIAVYDLGGGTFDISILEIGEGTFHVKSTAGDTHLGGDDFDQRIIDWLGDEFKRDQGIDLRQDKMALQRLKEAAERAKTELSTVQQTEINLPFITADASGPKHLNYTLTRAKLEQLIIDLVEKTLGPCKQALEDAGKTAGQINEVILVGGQTRMPLVQDKVKQFFNKEPHKGVNPDEVVAVGAAIQAGVLKGEVKEVLLLDVTPLTLGIETLGAVATPLIPRNTTIPTSKSQIFSTAADNQPSVEIHVLQGERPMAADNRTLGRFILDGILPAPRGIPQIEVTFDIDANGILNVKAVDKGTGREQKITITASSGLSKEEIDKMQKDAETHAAEDSKRREEVEARNMADTLAFTAEKTLRDNKDKIPAELNQEVEAKVAAVRSALQGSDVEAIRTASQELNDVMQKVGAAVYQQQPPPPPEGEAPPEQEGGGEGGGGEGEGTVEGEFREV, translated from the coding sequence ATGGGAAGAGCTGTTGGAATTGACCTGGGAACAACGATGAGCGAAGTGGCGGTGATGCAGGGTGGCGAGCCGGTGGTCATACCATCGGCCGAGGGCAGCAACCTGATACCATCGGTAGTGGCAGTAAGCAAGAACGGAGAACGATTGGTCGGGCAGATAGCCAGGCGCCAGGCAATCGTCAATCCTGAAAATACCATTTACAGCATCAAGCGGTTTATGGGCCGCAAATGGGGAGAGCCTGTCGGGCGTGAACTCCCGGTGGAAGAGGACGCCAAGCGCAAGACCTACAAAGTGACTAAAGGGAAGAACAATGAAGCCACGGTGGTGATGGGAGACAAGGAGTACCGGCCTGAAGAGATCTCGGCCATGATTATGCAGAAATTGAAGACGGATGCCGAGGCCTACCTCGGGGAGCAAGTAACCGATGCCGTGGTAACCGTGCCCGCCTACTTTAATGATGCACAGCGACAGGCAACCAAAGATGCCGGCACCATCGCCGGCCTCAACGTGCTGCGCATTATCAATGAGCCCACCGCAGCGTCCCTCGCCTACGGCCTTGATAAAAAGAGAGAGGAGACTATTGCCGTCTATGACCTGGGCGGTGGCACCTTTGACATCTCCATCCTTGAGATTGGCGAGGGCACTTTCCATGTCAAATCAACCGCCGGTGATACGCACCTCGGTGGCGATGACTTTGACCAGAGAATCATAGACTGGCTCGGCGACGAGTTCAAGCGCGACCAGGGAATCGACCTCAGGCAGGACAAGATGGCATTGCAGCGCCTGAAGGAAGCCGCGGAGAGGGCGAAGACTGAACTCTCCACCGTCCAGCAGACGGAAATTAATCTGCCCTTCATTACCGCTGACGCCAGTGGCCCGAAACATCTGAACTACACGCTCACACGGGCGAAGCTGGAGCAGCTGATTATAGACCTGGTGGAGAAGACCCTGGGTCCCTGCAAGCAGGCGCTGGAAGACGCCGGCAAGACCGCTGGTCAAATCAATGAGGTTATCCTCGTCGGCGGACAGACCCGGATGCCGCTGGTGCAGGACAAGGTCAAGCAGTTTTTCAACAAGGAGCCGCACAAGGGCGTGAATCCGGATGAGGTGGTTGCCGTCGGCGCCGCCATTCAGGCCGGTGTGCTCAAGGGTGAAGTAAAGGAAGTCCTGCTGCTCGATGTTACCCCGCTTACCCTGGGCATCGAGACACTGGGTGCTGTGGCCACACCCCTAATCCCGCGCAATACCACCATACCCACCTCCAAGAGCCAGATTTTCAGCACCGCTGCCGACAACCAGCCGAGCGTGGAAATCCACGTCCTGCAGGGGGAACGGCCCATGGCCGCCGACAACCGCACCCTGGGTCGCTTTATCCTTGATGGCATCCTGCCCGCGCCGCGCGGTATACCCCAGATTGAGGTCACCTTCGACATAGATGCCAACGGCATCCTCAATGTCAAAGCGGTGGACAAGGGCACCGGCCGCGAGCAGAAGATAACCATCACCGCCTCAAGCGGTCTGAGCAAGGAAGAGATAGACAAAATGCAGAAAGATGCGGAAACGCATGCCGCCGAAGACAGCAAACGACGCGAGGAAGTGGAAGCCCGTAATATGGCCGATACCCTCGCCTTTACCGCCGAGAAGACCCTCCGCGACAACAAGGACAAGATACCCGCCGAACTGAACCAGGAGGTGGAAGCCAAGGTCGCTGCTGTGCGCTCGGCGCTGCAGGGCTCAGATGTTGAAGCCATCCGGACGGCCAGCCAGGAGTTAAACGACGTAATGCAAAAAGTCGGCGCTGCGGTGTACCAGCAGCAGCCCCCACCACCCCCGGAAGGTGAGGCACCTCCCGAACAGGAAGGTGGCGGAGAAGGCGGCGGCGGGGAAGGTGAAGGCACCGTGGAAGGCGAATTCCGCGAGGTGTGA
- a CDS encoding nucleotide exchange factor GrpE, which produces MMSSESEEKQDMDAVSEVAENEDVESLGQALVEEQEKAEANLAGWQRTQADFANFKRRSEQDRVEYTRFANASLMLEILPVLDDLERALEHVPAKLASIAWVDGVNLIYRKFKATLEAQGLTQIEALGKPFDPNLHEAVRQDKGKEGIIIEEILKGYQLHDKVIRPTMVVVGNGEDTEKEEE; this is translated from the coding sequence ATGATGTCATCGGAATCAGAAGAAAAGCAGGACATGGACGCGGTATCAGAGGTCGCTGAAAATGAGGATGTGGAAAGCCTGGGGCAGGCACTGGTTGAGGAACAGGAAAAGGCAGAAGCCAACCTGGCCGGCTGGCAGCGGACTCAGGCCGACTTCGCTAACTTCAAGCGGCGCAGCGAGCAGGATAGGGTGGAATACACCCGTTTTGCCAATGCCAGTCTCATGCTAGAAATTTTACCTGTCCTTGATGACCTGGAGAGAGCGCTCGAGCATGTGCCGGCAAAATTGGCCAGCATCGCCTGGGTGGATGGTGTTAACCTTATCTATCGTAAATTCAAAGCCACCCTGGAAGCGCAGGGGCTTACCCAGATTGAAGCGCTGGGGAAACCATTCGACCCCAACCTTCATGAAGCGGTAAGACAGGATAAAGGCAAGGAAGGCATCATTATCGAGGAAATACTAAAAGGTTACCAGTTACATGACAAAGTTATTCGCCCGACCATGGTAGTGGTGGGCAATGGAGAAGACACAGAGAAGGAGGAAGAGTAA